TATCTTTAAAGTATTCTGCCTTCGTTGCTCCAACCACATACATCAGGTTTTCTGCATTTTTATATTGTTGTGATGTTCGGATTACCTTTTTATACAAAGGTTCTCCATCAATCAATTGTGTTTGAAAATCAAAGGCCCCTTCATTCGAAGTTAAGGCCAATAAAATGGTGTGTTTATTTTCAAAAGCCAAGAAAGGTTCTACTGAATCTTTTCCCATATAAGGAGCAACTGTTACGCTATCAAAGGCCATATCTTCAAAAAAAGCCTTAGCATACATCGATGCTGTATTGCCAATATCTCCTCTTTTTGCATCTGCAATTGTATACAATGTTGGATATTGTTCCTTGATATACGCAATTGTCTTTTTCAAAGACTCCCATCCTTTCAATCCATAAGCTTCAAAAAAAGCAATATTGGGTTTATAAGCTACTGCTAAATCATGGGTAGCATCAATAATCGCCTTATTAAAACTAAAAATAGGATCTTCCTCTTCGAGTAAAAATGCAGGAATCTTAGTTAAATCAACGTCTAGCCCTACACATAAGAATGAGTTTTTACGTTTAATTTCCTCTATGAGTTGTTGTGTTGTCATGCTCTAGTACTTTTAAAAAAAACCACACTGCTTAGTGTGGTTTCTCTTTATCTTGCGTATTAATAAACTTCGCTTTCTTTTAATTTCTCCGTATTACTTACTAATTGTAACTCATCAATAATTTTCTGAATACCACCATTCATTACACCATCTAGATCGTATAATGTCAATCCAATACGGTGATCAGTAACACGTCCTTGCGGGTAGTTATACGTTCTAATTTTCGCAGAACGGTCACCACTACTTACCTGAGAGTTACGTTTTTTAGCATCTTCTTCTTGTTTCTTCGCTAATTCCATTTCGTATAAACGAGAACGCAATACAGACAATGCTTTATCTTTATTCTTGTGTTGTGATTTCTCATCCTGACATTGCGCCACTAATCCTGTTGGGATATGCGTCATACGCACAGCAGATTTCGTTGTATTTACAGACTGTCCTCCAGGTCCTGATGAACAGAATAAGTCAATACGAACATCATTCATATCAATGTGTACATCGAATTCTTCTGCTTCTGGCAATACCATTACTGTTGCAGCAGAGGTATGAACACGACCCTGTGTTTCAGTTTGAGGAACACGTTGTACACGGTGTACACCTGCTTCAAACTTCAACGTTCCGTATACATCTTCTCCTGTTACTTCAAAGATAACCTCTTTGTATCCTCCAGAAGTTCCTTCATTCACATCCACTACAGATGTTCTCCAACCTCTAGATTCACAATATTTGGTATACATTCTGAACAAATCTCCAGCAAAAATACTCGCTTCATCTCCACCTGTTCCAGCACGCACTTCCACCATTACGTTTTTCGCGTCTTCTGGATCTTTTGGAATTAAAAGGAATTTGATTTCATCTTCTAATTCTGGCAAACGATCTTTTGCTTCTTCTAGTTGCATTTTGGCCATATCAACCATTTCAGCATCACTCCCGTCTGCTAAGATTTCATTTGCTTCCGCTATATTTCCTGTAAGATTTAAATATTCAGCACGTTTTTCAACCAACTGTTTTAAATCTTTATATTCTTTGTTTAATTGAACATATCGTTTTTGATCTGCAATTACATCTGGTTGAATAATCAAATCAGAAATTTCATCAAAACGCTGTTTTATAATTTGTAATCTATCTATCATATCTTGAAAAGAGATAATTTAATTGGAATGCAAAGGTAAAAAAAAAGAGGAATATATCCGCATATTCCTCTTCATTTCGTGTATTTTATTGCTTTTATTTTTTAATCTCTACAGCAATCTCTACATCAGACCATGTTTTCCCTTCGTGTAGGGCATTACAAGCTTCATGTAAAGCGTTGAACGCATCTTGAGCTGTAAAATCTGTAAGGATGTCAATTGATCCATTCAATTTTACTCCAGCTTCTGTTGCTTCGTATGTGAATTCTTTTTCTTTCGTAATTCCATTCATTGTTAAGTTTACCAACACTTTACCGTCTTTAAACTCACCAAAGAATCCATTGATATTACCTACTAATTTACTAAAGAAGTTTAAACGCAATGTTTCATCTCTTGCTGGATCTCCTGTACTTGCAGAGCTAGTAACAATTGAGAATTGTGCTCCTTTTAAACCTTCTGCTAAAGTTGCCGCTTCTTGGTTTACTTCTGATAATTTCACTTCGTCAAAAGTTCCTTTTACTCCTACTTTTGCAGGTGTTTTAAAAGCTGTCCACTCAATAGCGTAAGTCAACTCCTTTTGTTTAGGCGCTTCTGTTGTTTGCTCTACTGCTTCCGGAGCAGTTGTATCTGTTGATTTTTTATCTCCACATGAAATAGCTACCATGCTTACTAAAGCTAGTGCTAAGATTGATTTTTTCATAATGCTTTTGAGTTTTGTTTTCTTGAAGCAACTAATGTACAAAAAGCAATCCACAATTTGCAGTGCCCAAAAATTAAAATTTCCTTAAATAATTAAGATAACCTTAGAACTTCGTTACGTTAGCTGTATTTCACCAATCTTCTGCTTGTTGATAATCTTCAGGAGTAAATATAAAATGTTCTTTTTTGTTTTGATATCGGGTTCGATTCAATGGATTTCGGTCGTCGCAAGGAACTTTTTCTTCAAATATATTCCGACATCCCCCTTTTTCACTTTCGTATTGTTCGACTAAAATTTTCTTTTTCTTATTCCCATAGATAACCTCTATCGTATTAAACGGCAACTCATTCTGGGGAGCCTCATAGTAATCTTGAAACAGACTTCTAAAATCATAATACGTCGAATAATACTCTTTGTATAATTTTTCTCCTTTTGGAAGATGAATATAGTACACATTTTGAATGCTATTATCCGTTCTCTTCATTTGGGTATATAGCTTAAATACAATATCTTGACCACTCTTATTCTCTATACTGTATTCATACGTTTCCCCTTCCTTTTCACAACCTACTAATACTAACAGTAAAGTTACCAATGCTAGGCTCATTTGCTTTACCATACGATACAACTCTGGCCTAGTAACAATTCCCATTACAATCTGTTGCTGCTTCATAATCTGCTTTTGTTATCGTATAATGTTCCACTGTATTTCTATACTTAAATATATCTAACAAATTTCTTTCCTCACAGTCTACTATTTCCCCAAAGACATTTGTGCAGTTATTCTCTACTATACCATTGAATTTCAGTTGTACAAAAACGGTTTTCTTCTTGTTTTCATAAATAACCTCTACCACATTAGGTGCTCCTTCGTTTGTGCGAAAAAATTCAGTAAAATTATAACCACCATAAGAAGGATAATCTTTGTAATTCTTTGTTATTTGTTCGTTAGGAGTCAATGGAATATAGCGCACATTTTTTTTTGTACCAGCCGCGTTCATGTGATATACTTTAAGCTCTACGGGAACTCCACTTTGATTTTCGATTGTATAATGATAATGGATAGGATCCTCGTCTATTGCGCAAGTAGAAGACAAAAGCAATGGCATAATCATCAACATTTTGATTCCCTTATTTTTTATTTGTCTCATACCAATTTATATTCGTTGTTAACGGAAGGAAAAGTACAAAATAATAGTGCCTTTTTTTATTTTTATGATAATTTTATTTAAATTCCCCTACAAAAAGGGCATAAAAAAACAGCAAGAGCGAAAGGCTACTTGCTGTTTTTAATTGAACTCATTGATAACTATCTGGTGATAGGCTTATTTTTTCTCTGGGATTTGTTTTAAAATCTCTAAAACAAAGTTCCAGAATTTTTGAAGTGATTCAATATTTGCACGCTCTGCAGGAGAGTGAGCTCCTTTAATGGTTGGACCAAATGAAATCATATCCATATCTGGATAGTGTGTTCCTAAGATTCCACATTCCAATCCAGCATGACAAGCTACCACATTTGGTTTTTCGTTGTGTTGTTTTTCGTAAATATCGACTAACACATCTAAAATGGCTGAATCTGGATTTGGACTCCATCCTGGGTATGAACCTGAAAACTCTACTTCACATCCCATTAATTCAAAAGCAGAACGCAAGCCATTCGCAACGTCCATTTTAGAAGATTCTACAGATGAACGCGTTAAACATTTTACAGTTAACTGTCCATTCCCTACCTCAACTTTAGCAATATTATTCGATGCTTCTACTAAATCATCAAAGTCTGGACTCATACGGAATACTCCATTATGCGCCGCATACATAGAACGAACGAAGAAGTATTGTGCCATAGAAGGCATTACTTTTTTCGGTGTTTCTGTCTCGTCTAATTTTTCAAAAACAACTTCAAATCCTGGATCTACGGTATGTAATTCCGCTTTGATATCCTCAACAATTTGCGTCATATCATAAACGAAAGCCTCATCATACATTTGAGCTATAATTACAGTTGCAACACTTTCACGTGGAATAGCATTACGCAAACTTCCCCCTTTGATAGTAGCAATTTGTAAACCAAAATTATCAAAAGCATCAAACAACAAACGGTTCATGATTTTATTTGCATTCCCCAGTCCTTTGTGGATATCCATTCCTGAATGTCCTCCGTTTAATCCTTTAATTGTAATGCGGTATCCCACCGAGTTTTCTGGTGTATCTTCTTCATCGTACTCTGCTGCTGCAGTTACGTCAATACCTCCAGCACATCCGATATCAATTTCATCGTCTTCTTCTGTATCTAAGTTTAAAAGGATTTCTCCTTCTAATAAACCGCCTTTTAATCCTTTTGCTCCTGTCATTCCTGTCTCCTCATCAATTGTGAAAAGCGCTTCAATTGCAGGGTGTGGAATATCTGAACTTTCCAAAATTGCCATAATCGTAGCAACTCCTAGTCCATTATCCGCTCCTAAAGTAGTTCCTTTAGCGCGTACCCATCCCTCTTCTACATACATTTCAATTCCTTGTGTATCGAAATCAAAATCTGTATCGTTATTTTTTTGGTGAACCATATCCAAATGCGATTGCATCACAATGGTTTTTCTGTTCTCCATT
The window above is part of the Myroides odoratus DSM 2801 genome. Proteins encoded here:
- the prfA gene encoding peptide chain release factor 1 — its product is MIDRLQIIKQRFDEISDLIIQPDVIADQKRYVQLNKEYKDLKQLVEKRAEYLNLTGNIAEANEILADGSDAEMVDMAKMQLEEAKDRLPELEDEIKFLLIPKDPEDAKNVMVEVRAGTGGDEASIFAGDLFRMYTKYCESRGWRTSVVDVNEGTSGGYKEVIFEVTGEDVYGTLKFEAGVHRVQRVPQTETQGRVHTSAATVMVLPEAEEFDVHIDMNDVRIDLFCSSGPGGQSVNTTKSAVRMTHIPTGLVAQCQDEKSQHKNKDKALSVLRSRLYEMELAKKQEEDAKKRNSQVSSGDRSAKIRTYNYPQGRVTDHRIGLTLYDLDGVMNGGIQKIIDELQLVSNTEKLKESEVY
- the pyrF gene encoding orotidine-5'-phosphate decarboxylase, with translation MTTQQLIEEIKRKNSFLCVGLDVDLTKIPAFLLEEEDPIFSFNKAIIDATHDLAVAYKPNIAFFEAYGLKGWESLKKTIAYIKEQYPTLYTIADAKRGDIGNTASMYAKAFFEDMAFDSVTVAPYMGKDSVEPFLAFENKHTILLALTSNEGAFDFQTQLIDGEPLYKKVIRTSQQYKNAENLMYVVGATKAEYFKDIRQVAPTSFLLVPGVGAQGGSLQDVCQYGLAENVGLLINSSRGIIYASNQADFATRAREEALKMQQEMQEILKNRL
- a CDS encoding YceI family protein, giving the protein MKKSILALALVSMVAISCGDKKSTDTTAPEAVEQTTEAPKQKELTYAIEWTAFKTPAKVGVKGTFDEVKLSEVNQEAATLAEGLKGAQFSIVTSSASTGDPARDETLRLNFFSKLVGNINGFFGEFKDGKVLVNLTMNGITKEKEFTYEATEAGVKLNGSIDILTDFTAQDAFNALHEACNALHEGKTWSDVEIAVEIKK
- a CDS encoding aminoacyl-histidine dipeptidase; its protein translation is MNQEIRNLEPKQVWNKFADLNAVPRPSKKEERVIAFMVDFGKSLGLETIQDEVGNVIIKKPATAGMENRKTIVMQSHLDMVHQKNNDTDFDFDTQGIEMYVEEGWVRAKGTTLGADNGLGVATIMAILESSDIPHPAIEALFTIDEETGMTGAKGLKGGLLEGEILLNLDTEEDDEIDIGCAGGIDVTAAAEYDEEDTPENSVGYRITIKGLNGGHSGMDIHKGLGNANKIMNRLLFDAFDNFGLQIATIKGGSLRNAIPRESVATVIIAQMYDEAFVYDMTQIVEDIKAELHTVDPGFEVVFEKLDETETPKKVMPSMAQYFFVRSMYAAHNGVFRMSPDFDDLVEASNNIAKVEVGNGQLTVKCLTRSSVESSKMDVANGLRSAFELMGCEVEFSGSYPGWSPNPDSAILDVLVDIYEKQHNEKPNVVACHAGLECGILGTHYPDMDMISFGPTIKGAHSPAERANIESLQKFWNFVLEILKQIPEKK